A region of Streptomyces deccanensis DNA encodes the following proteins:
- a CDS encoding cation:proton antiporter: protein MHHTTAMLIELGAIILALGILGRLAGRVGFSPIPLYLLAGLAFGHGGILPLQASEEFVATGAEIGVILLLLLLGLEYSASELVTNLKSQYPSGAVDFVLNAAPGAAMALLLGWGPVAAVALAGVTWISSSGVIAKVLGDLRRLGNRETPVVLSILVLEDLSMAVYLPILTALLAGVSLAGGTLTLLIALGTVGAVLYVALRHGRLISRAVSSDNAEMLLLVVLGLTLVVAGIAQHLQVSAAVGAFLVGIALSGEVAEGASSILTPLRDLFAAVFFVFFGLHTDPADIPPVLLPALALAAVTTLTKIATGYWAARRAGISAKGRWRAGGTLVARGEFSIVIAGLAVGVEPRVGPLATAYVLLLVVLGPLTARWTEPLATRLTRRRRAVAAGETPTAEAEPTTEAVHANA, encoded by the coding sequence GTGCATCACACCACAGCCATGCTCATCGAGCTCGGGGCGATCATCCTCGCCCTGGGAATACTGGGCCGCCTCGCCGGACGGGTGGGCTTCTCGCCCATACCCCTCTACCTGCTCGCCGGCCTCGCCTTCGGTCACGGCGGCATCCTCCCCCTGCAGGCGAGCGAGGAGTTCGTCGCCACCGGCGCCGAGATAGGCGTCATCCTGCTGCTGCTCCTGCTCGGCCTGGAGTACAGCGCCTCCGAACTCGTCACCAACCTCAAGTCCCAATACCCCTCCGGCGCGGTCGACTTCGTCCTCAACGCGGCGCCGGGCGCCGCGATGGCGCTGCTGCTGGGCTGGGGCCCGGTTGCTGCGGTCGCCCTGGCCGGCGTCACCTGGATCTCCTCCTCCGGCGTCATCGCCAAGGTCCTCGGCGATCTGCGCCGCCTCGGCAACCGCGAGACCCCGGTCGTGCTGAGCATCCTGGTCCTCGAAGACCTCTCGATGGCCGTCTACCTGCCGATCCTCACCGCCCTGCTCGCCGGGGTGAGCCTCGCGGGCGGCACCCTGACGCTGCTGATCGCGCTGGGCACGGTCGGCGCCGTCCTCTATGTCGCCCTCCGTCACGGCCGGTTGATCAGCCGGGCGGTCTCCTCCGACAACGCCGAGATGCTCCTGCTGGTCGTGCTCGGTCTCACCCTCGTCGTCGCCGGGATCGCCCAGCACCTCCAGGTGTCGGCCGCCGTGGGCGCGTTCCTCGTCGGCATCGCGCTGTCCGGTGAGGTCGCCGAGGGGGCCAGCAGCATCCTGACCCCGCTGCGGGACCTCTTCGCCGCCGTCTTCTTCGTCTTCTTCGGCCTGCACACCGACCCCGCCGACATCCCGCCCGTCCTCCTCCCCGCCCTCGCGCTGGCCGCCGTCACCACCCTGACGAAGATCGCCACCGGGTACTGGGCCGCGCGTCGGGCCGGGATCTCGGCCAAGGGCCGGTGGCGCGCGGGCGGAACCCTGGTCGCGCGGGGCGAGTTCTCCATCGTCATCGCCGGCCTGGCCGTCGGGGTCGAGCCCCGCGTCGGTCCGCTCGCGACCGCGTACGTGCTCCTCCTCGTCGTCCTCGGCCCCCTCACCGCCCGCTGGACCGAACCCCTCGCCACCCGGCTCACGCGCCGCCGCCGGGCGGTCGCGGCCGGGGAGACGCCGACGGCTGAGGCCGAACCCACGACCGAGGCGGTGCACGCGAACGCCTGA
- a CDS encoding PucR family transcriptional regulator, protein MLGDAAVTGRRLTRDEIESRRALGARAAEAGHGWRSLVRAHLVAGREHWPRGADPDRVLAVVEQAVDAFADGYERAQRLVVRKEEAARREFIDDLLHGRGDPGQLAARSERFGLRLSRAHAVAVAEGPEKYDETDPVPRQVASDLFARFENRRILFTTKDGRMVCVAPGDQDDVLTHFAKRSYAATGRAQVAIGRSRPGTVGIGHSYEEALNALDVAQRMGLDEPLLRASDLLVFPVLARDRQALVDLVSSTLGPLEQARGGARPLLDTLTAYFDTGCVAASTARRLSLSVRALTYRLARVRTLTGTDPTDPVDRYTLQTAVIGARLLDWPARPLSSTETTP, encoded by the coding sequence ATTCTCGGGGATGCCGCGGTGACCGGTCGGCGGCTGACGCGGGACGAGATCGAGTCGCGGCGGGCGCTCGGGGCGCGGGCGGCGGAGGCCGGGCACGGGTGGCGTTCGTTGGTGCGGGCGCACCTCGTGGCCGGCCGGGAACACTGGCCCCGGGGCGCCGACCCGGACCGCGTCCTCGCGGTCGTCGAACAGGCCGTGGACGCCTTCGCCGACGGCTACGAGCGCGCCCAGCGGCTCGTGGTGCGCAAGGAGGAGGCCGCCCGCCGGGAGTTCATCGACGACCTCCTGCACGGCCGCGGCGACCCGGGCCAACTCGCGGCCCGTTCCGAACGGTTCGGCCTGCGCCTGTCCCGCGCCCACGCGGTCGCCGTGGCCGAGGGCCCGGAGAAGTACGACGAGACCGACCCGGTGCCCCGGCAGGTGGCGAGCGACCTGTTCGCCCGTTTCGAGAACCGCCGCATCCTGTTCACCACCAAGGACGGCCGCATGGTCTGCGTCGCGCCCGGCGACCAGGACGACGTCCTCACCCACTTCGCCAAGCGCTCCTACGCCGCCACCGGCCGCGCCCAGGTCGCCATCGGTCGCTCCCGGCCCGGCACCGTCGGCATCGGCCACAGCTACGAGGAGGCCCTCAACGCCCTGGACGTGGCCCAGCGCATGGGCCTCGACGAGCCCCTGCTGCGCGCCTCCGACCTGCTGGTCTTCCCCGTGCTGGCGCGGGACCGGCAGGCCCTCGTCGACCTGGTGAGCAGCACGCTCGGCCCGCTGGAGCAGGCGCGCGGCGGCGCGCGCCCCCTGCTCGACACGCTCACGGCGTACTTCGACACCGGCTGTGTGGCCGCCTCGACCGCCCGGCGGCTCTCCCTCAGCGTGCGCGCCCTCACCTACCGGCTGGCCCGCGTCCGCACTCTCACCGGCACCGACCCGACCGACCCCGTCGACCGCTACACCCTCCAGACCGCGGTCATCGGCGCCCGCCTCCTCGACTGGCCGGCCAGACCCCTGAGTTCGACGGAGACGACACCCTAG
- a CDS encoding ABC transporter substrate-binding protein, producing MTSLPSRRRLLVTGAGTALGLGALGVTASPASAAPAESSRGSVAEDTRTLDELYRDAIAEGGKLVVYAGGDLADSGSGAGARAAFRQRFPEIDLKLIVDYSKYHDVRVDNQLATDTLVPDVVQLQTLHDFTRWKREGRLLRYKPAGFGKLYKKFRDPDGAWVAGAVIAFSYVYDVAAAGANAPKSPLDLVDPRWKNAVASSYPHDDDAVLYLYALYAQTYGWDWVAALAAQQPQFARGSFSPSTAINEKRAVVGIGTGASPTSTGPIRMGRPEGHPFMAWGQRIAILRQAAHPTAAKLFLSWQISTERQTSNAWSVRTDIAPPAGLKPIWEYPEANLDGFPRFMEDRAAVERWKQTFALYFGEVKGDPTPGWPGLHPGA from the coding sequence GTGACCAGCCTCCCCAGCCGACGACGTCTCCTGGTGACCGGAGCGGGCACCGCGCTCGGTCTCGGCGCGCTCGGCGTCACCGCGTCGCCGGCCTCGGCCGCCCCCGCCGAGTCGTCGCGCGGCTCCGTGGCCGAGGACACCAGGACCCTCGACGAGCTGTACCGGGACGCGATAGCCGAGGGCGGCAAGCTCGTCGTCTACGCGGGCGGCGATCTCGCCGACTCGGGCAGCGGCGCAGGCGCCCGGGCCGCCTTCCGCCAGCGTTTCCCCGAGATCGACCTCAAACTGATCGTCGACTACAGCAAGTACCACGACGTCCGCGTGGACAACCAGTTGGCCACCGACACCCTGGTCCCCGACGTCGTACAGCTCCAGACCCTGCACGACTTCACCCGCTGGAAGCGCGAGGGACGGCTGCTGCGCTACAAGCCCGCCGGGTTCGGCAAGCTGTACAAGAAGTTCCGTGACCCCGACGGCGCCTGGGTCGCCGGCGCGGTCATCGCCTTCAGCTACGTCTACGACGTGGCGGCGGCCGGCGCGAACGCGCCCAAATCTCCGCTGGACCTGGTCGACCCGCGCTGGAAGAACGCGGTCGCCTCCTCCTACCCGCACGACGACGACGCGGTGCTCTACCTCTACGCCCTCTACGCGCAGACCTACGGCTGGGACTGGGTGGCCGCACTCGCCGCCCAGCAGCCGCAGTTCGCCAGGGGCTCGTTCTCGCCCAGCACGGCGATCAACGAGAAGCGGGCGGTCGTGGGGATCGGTACGGGCGCCAGCCCGACCAGCACCGGCCCGATCCGCATGGGGCGGCCCGAAGGGCACCCGTTCATGGCGTGGGGCCAGCGCATCGCGATTCTCCGGCAGGCCGCCCACCCGACGGCGGCCAAGCTCTTCCTGAGCTGGCAGATCTCCACCGAGCGCCAGACCTCCAACGCCTGGTCGGTACGCACGGACATCGCCCCGCCCGCCGGGCTGAAGCCGATCTGGGAGTACCCCGAGGCCAACCTGGACGGCTTCCCCCGCTTCATGGAGGACCGTGCCGCCGTCGAGCGGTGGAAGCAGACGTTCGCCCTCTACTTCGGCGAGGTCAAGGGCGACCCGACGCCGGGCTGGCCCGGCCTGCACCCCGGCGCCTGA
- a CDS encoding LamG-like jellyroll fold domain-containing protein: protein MSSADRSARRRAPAAVALALSAGALVAPAAPAQAADAPRPTARYTFDEDDLASGRITDVSGNGLTASLVNGSTARSVEGTGGGRALALPGGAPTSDGAYVRLPRAVVGDATDLTVSARLKWDGDKASWQRIFDLGTDTTRYLFTTPSNNGGVLRTAVTTGGGGAESQVSGYAALPADAWRTVTVTLDTAAGRVTTYLDGVAVSSAKTGVKAKELLDASATAAGYIGKSFWPDPLLKGAIDDFTVWHSALSAEQVAQMVGDTPTLRTLSRTSFDVRTTTGTAPTLPTSVRSSWSDGYDRDTPVVWDAVPEEKYARPGTFTVAGRAAGQDVQATVAVVREGQLTVDLTSDTGAFHGGASGTLYGVYGPDVPTNNLIEGMGLRTVSTKAQDGPQHPGADALEVVKPLADSTDGDVYIYMTDIHRGFPYQWPGDTPAEKVEQYEEKIAKQVDQVLKLPKEYQDNIVFVPFNEPEGNMFGTGEWSYDKVSWLDDPDAFFAAWDSAYRLIKKRMPDARIAGPNTSVLYDQVKGFLSHTLAAGTLPEVITWHELSHPEAVRDSVAKYRGWEKELFKGTSREGSQLPVNINEYAFNYHTSVPGQMIQWVSAIEESKVDADIAYWNIDGNLSDSAVQSGRGNGQWWLLNAYASMSGHTVEVGPPFPGESYTMQGVATLDERKKQARLIFGGSTGKGHITFAGVPKKVFGRYVHAWVREIEWSGQLGDSAGPRLLTETNLKVSDDDTVSVDFGDGTLPTLKESSAYEIVLSPAGKARATQDAPARWQQSYEAEDAAHTGSGYSKNGPEGSPRDVSKFYTSGGYNVGGLRTGSDMTLDFTVDVPEDGTYDLSVFANSLNTFDKVKDQGPTNVFLRVDGEADSEQELYLPLGYKWVVWDHTDTTVKLTKGRHTLTLAASSADGKRVTKGDAIVDRLTLTLPDASARTQVYEGELAWLGGGARPVYDLPKRAATGSGAARLPKKGTATFWVYSPADREATLRFDTLEGSGARVSVNGQDVLRLDKGGNGVAVSLSGGVNKVTVTGGSSTTLVDRLTVTSTEGTLPTRMYEGKDAELAGSAALSPLSLATGGTAITGIGGDPGNGNTATFTVTADRAGTHALRIRYSNPEQSPATHYNPDPLARHADLTVNGGGTRRVTFPHTFHQNNFWELTVPVELRKGQNTLTFRSEELPNFDGTTYASDTFPGVLLRSRHAPLIDRITVAPYAKEVR, encoded by the coding sequence ATGTCATCCGCTGACAGATCAGCCCGGCGCCGGGCCCCGGCCGCCGTGGCGCTGGCCCTCAGCGCGGGCGCGCTGGTCGCGCCGGCCGCCCCCGCCCAGGCGGCCGACGCGCCCCGGCCCACGGCCCGCTACACCTTCGACGAGGACGACCTCGCGTCCGGGAGGATCACGGACGTCTCCGGCAACGGTCTGACGGCGAGCCTGGTCAACGGCTCCACCGCGCGGTCCGTCGAGGGCACGGGCGGCGGCAGGGCGCTCGCCCTGCCCGGCGGCGCGCCCACCTCCGACGGCGCGTACGTCCGCCTGCCCCGGGCGGTGGTCGGCGACGCGACCGACCTGACGGTGTCGGCCCGTCTGAAGTGGGACGGCGACAAGGCGTCCTGGCAGCGGATCTTCGACCTGGGCACCGACACCACGAGGTACCTCTTCACCACCCCGTCCAACAACGGCGGGGTGCTGCGCACCGCCGTGACCACCGGCGGCGGGGGCGCGGAGTCCCAGGTCTCCGGGTACGCGGCGCTCCCCGCCGACGCCTGGCGGACGGTCACGGTCACCCTCGACACCGCCGCCGGACGGGTCACCACCTACCTGGACGGCGTGGCCGTCTCCTCCGCGAAGACCGGGGTGAAGGCCAAGGAGCTGCTGGACGCCTCGGCCACGGCCGCCGGTTACATCGGCAAGTCGTTCTGGCCGGACCCGCTGCTCAAGGGCGCGATCGACGACTTCACGGTGTGGCACTCGGCGCTGAGCGCCGAGCAGGTGGCGCAGATGGTCGGCGACACCCCCACCCTCCGGACGCTGTCGCGGACGTCCTTCGACGTGCGCACCACCACCGGGACCGCCCCGACCCTGCCCACGTCGGTCCGCTCCTCCTGGTCCGACGGCTACGACCGTGACACGCCGGTCGTCTGGGACGCCGTACCGGAGGAGAAGTACGCCCGGCCCGGCACGTTCACGGTGGCCGGGCGCGCGGCCGGACAGGACGTGCAGGCGACCGTCGCCGTGGTCCGGGAGGGGCAGCTCACCGTCGACCTCACCTCGGACACCGGCGCGTTCCACGGCGGTGCCTCCGGCACCCTCTACGGCGTGTACGGGCCGGACGTGCCCACCAACAACCTCATCGAGGGCATGGGGCTGCGCACGGTCTCCACCAAGGCGCAGGACGGTCCGCAGCACCCGGGGGCCGACGCGCTGGAGGTGGTGAAGCCGCTGGCGGACTCCACCGACGGCGATGTGTACATCTACATGACCGACATCCACCGCGGCTTCCCGTACCAGTGGCCGGGCGACACCCCGGCGGAGAAGGTCGAGCAGTACGAGGAGAAGATCGCCAAGCAGGTCGACCAGGTCCTGAAGCTGCCGAAGGAGTACCAGGACAACATCGTCTTCGTGCCGTTCAACGAGCCCGAGGGCAACATGTTCGGCACCGGCGAGTGGAGCTACGACAAGGTCAGCTGGCTCGACGACCCCGACGCCTTCTTCGCCGCCTGGGACTCCGCGTACCGGCTGATCAAGAAGAGGATGCCGGACGCCCGGATCGCCGGCCCCAACACCAGTGTCCTGTACGACCAGGTGAAGGGCTTCCTCTCGCACACCCTGGCCGCGGGCACCCTCCCCGAGGTGATCACCTGGCACGAGCTGAGCCACCCGGAGGCGGTGCGCGACAGCGTCGCCAAATACCGGGGCTGGGAGAAGGAGCTGTTCAAGGGCACCTCGCGTGAGGGCTCCCAACTGCCCGTCAACATCAACGAGTACGCCTTCAACTACCACACCTCGGTCCCCGGCCAGATGATCCAGTGGGTGTCCGCGATCGAGGAGTCCAAGGTGGACGCCGACATCGCGTACTGGAACATCGACGGCAACCTCTCCGACTCGGCCGTGCAGTCGGGCCGCGGCAACGGGCAGTGGTGGCTGCTGAACGCGTACGCCTCGATGAGCGGGCACACGGTGGAGGTGGGCCCGCCGTTCCCGGGCGAGAGCTACACCATGCAGGGCGTGGCCACGCTCGACGAGAGGAAGAAGCAGGCCCGGCTGATCTTCGGCGGCTCCACCGGCAAGGGACACATCACCTTCGCCGGCGTCCCGAAGAAGGTCTTCGGCAGATACGTCCACGCCTGGGTCCGCGAGATCGAGTGGAGCGGACAGCTCGGCGACAGCGCCGGCCCGAGGCTGCTCACGGAGACGAACCTGAAGGTCTCCGACGACGACACGGTCTCCGTCGACTTCGGCGACGGCACCCTGCCGACGCTGAAGGAGTCCTCGGCGTACGAGATCGTGCTCAGCCCCGCCGGGAAGGCCAGGGCCACGCAGGACGCGCCCGCGCGCTGGCAGCAGTCGTACGAGGCGGAGGACGCCGCCCACACCGGGTCCGGCTACTCGAAGAACGGACCCGAGGGCTCCCCGCGTGACGTGTCGAAGTTCTACACATCCGGCGGCTACAACGTCGGCGGCCTGCGCACCGGTTCGGACATGACGCTCGACTTCACCGTGGACGTGCCCGAGGACGGCACCTACGACCTGAGCGTCTTCGCCAACTCCCTCAACACGTTCGACAAGGTGAAGGACCAGGGCCCGACCAACGTCTTCCTCCGCGTCGACGGCGAGGCGGACAGCGAGCAGGAGCTGTATCTCCCGCTGGGCTACAAGTGGGTGGTGTGGGACCACACCGACACCACGGTGAAGCTCACCAAGGGCAGGCACACCCTGACGCTCGCCGCGAGCAGCGCCGACGGCAAGCGGGTCACCAAGGGCGACGCCATCGTCGACCGCCTCACCCTCACCCTGCCGGACGCCTCCGCCCGCACCCAGGTGTACGAGGGTGAACTCGCCTGGCTGGGCGGCGGGGCACGGCCCGTCTACGACCTGCCGAAGCGGGCGGCCACCGGCTCGGGCGCGGCGCGGCTCCCGAAGAAGGGCACCGCCACGTTCTGGGTCTACTCCCCCGCCGACCGCGAGGCCACTCTGCGGTTCGACACCCTGGAGGGGTCGGGCGCCCGCGTCTCGGTCAACGGCCAGGACGTGCTGCGGCTGGACAAGGGTGGGAACGGCGTCGCGGTCTCCCTCTCCGGTGGCGTCAACAAGGTGACGGTGACCGGGGGTTCGTCCACCACCCTCGTCGACCGCCTGACGGTCACCTCCACCGAGGGCACGCTCCCGACGCGTATGTACGAGGGCAAGGACGCCGAGCTCGCCGGTTCGGCCGCGCTCAGCCCCCTGTCCCTGGCCACGGGCGGCACCGCGATCACCGGGATCGGCGGCGACCCGGGCAACGGCAACACCGCCACGTTCACCGTCACCGCGGACCGGGCGGGCACCCACGCGCTGCGCATCCGCTACTCCAACCCCGAGCAGTCGCCGGCCACGCACTACAACCCGGACCCGCTCGCCCGCCACGCCGACCTGACCGTCAACGGCGGCGGGACACGGCGGGTGACCTTCCCGCACACCTTCCACCAGAACAACTTCTGGGAGCTGACCGTCCCCGTGGAGCTGAGGAAGGGACAGAACACGCTCACCTTCCGCTCCGAGGAACTCCCGAACTTCGACGGCACGACGTACGCCTCGGACACCTTCCCCGGCGTGCTGCTCCGCTCCCGCCACGCCCCGCTGATCGACCGGATCACGGTCGCGCCGTACGCGAAGGAGGTGCGCTGA
- a CDS encoding LacI family DNA-binding transcriptional regulator, which translates to MNIGEIARRAGVSRSTVSYALSGKRPVSDDTRRKIQRVIDELDYRPNASARALANGRTNTIGLVFPPAGNHYTGMQLDFIGSVVEAAAAHDYDVLLSPSGVDSDRSFQRLLGERRVDGAILMEIRLEDDRVDHLAALDFPSVAIGRTARPEGGWWVGLDHTALAAACVHHLADLGHRRVAFVNRPEQLLRAGYESAHRGLDGFTKAAAERGLTVRSYTCGDDAGSGQACLERILRDDPATTALVTLNEAALGGLYRGLARAGRHVPRDFSVTGVVAARWAETVTPQLTAADVPAEELGRLAVDLLVERLDDPDATPRNHLLVPPISLRASTGPAFGAT; encoded by the coding sequence GTGAACATCGGTGAGATCGCCCGGCGAGCCGGTGTCTCGCGGAGCACCGTGTCCTACGCGCTGAGCGGCAAACGCCCCGTGTCGGACGACACCCGCCGGAAGATCCAGCGGGTCATCGACGAGCTGGACTACCGGCCCAACGCCAGCGCCCGCGCCCTGGCCAACGGGCGGACCAACACGATCGGTCTGGTCTTCCCGCCGGCCGGCAACCACTACACGGGCATGCAGCTGGACTTCATCGGAAGTGTGGTGGAGGCCGCCGCCGCCCACGACTACGACGTGCTGCTGTCGCCCAGCGGCGTCGACAGCGACCGTTCCTTCCAGCGGCTGCTGGGGGAGCGGCGGGTCGACGGCGCGATCCTGATGGAGATCAGACTGGAGGACGACCGGGTCGATCACCTGGCCGCCCTGGACTTCCCCTCCGTCGCCATCGGCCGCACCGCCCGGCCGGAGGGCGGCTGGTGGGTGGGCCTGGACCACACCGCGCTGGCGGCGGCGTGCGTCCACCACCTCGCGGACCTCGGCCACCGCAGGGTCGCCTTCGTCAACCGGCCCGAGCAGCTGCTGCGGGCCGGGTACGAGTCAGCGCACCGGGGCCTCGACGGCTTCACCAAGGCCGCCGCCGAGCGGGGCCTGACCGTGCGGTCGTACACCTGCGGGGACGACGCCGGCTCCGGGCAGGCGTGCCTGGAGCGGATCCTTCGGGACGACCCGGCGACCACGGCCCTGGTCACCCTGAACGAGGCGGCGCTGGGCGGCCTCTACCGGGGGCTGGCCCGGGCCGGCCGCCATGTGCCGCGCGACTTCTCCGTCACCGGGGTGGTGGCCGCCCGCTGGGCGGAGACGGTGACACCGCAGCTCACCGCGGCGGACGTACCGGCGGAGGAGCTGGGCCGTCTCGCCGTCGACCTCCTCGTCGAACGGCTGGACGACCCCGACGCGACGCCCCGGAACCACCTCCTCGTACCGCCGATCTCCCTGCGCGCCAGCACCGGTCCGGCCTTCGGGGCCACCTGA
- a CDS encoding sugar ABC transporter substrate-binding protein, which yields MHSTSRQRRLTVAALTALAVTAGSTACSSGSGSTGAKDADSGTYTVWDPYPQFAKGSAWTKLLDKCGTDAGVKIKRTGFDTSDLPNKTLLAAQQGNSPDVLIVDNPVVSTLAEAGVLTTTDDNKLDTSAVDPNLLAAGQSGGKTYGTPIGANTLALYYNKEVLKEAGVDIASVKDWTSLTAALAKVEKAGKKGITFSAIGTEEGSFQFLPWFWGAGAQLTALDSAEAVSALSLWKGWLDKGYAPNSVINNTQTTSWQEFATGDYAFSENGTWQLAGAEKAGFDYGVIPVPAAEGGNAAAPTGGEFVTVPVQKDAARYATSQKLVTCLTSTDNLNDTDTTLSYVAPTGEVQDKQVAANAELKPWVEAVKAAKGRTSDDLGTKYPKISEQLWKAVQSALSGAESPKDALVKAQSAVK from the coding sequence ATGCACAGCACCTCCAGACAGCGCCGTCTGACCGTCGCAGCCCTGACGGCCCTGGCCGTGACCGCCGGCTCCACCGCATGCTCCTCCGGCTCGGGCAGCACCGGCGCCAAGGACGCGGACAGCGGCACGTACACCGTCTGGGACCCGTACCCGCAGTTCGCCAAGGGCTCGGCGTGGACGAAGCTGCTGGACAAGTGCGGCACCGACGCGGGCGTGAAGATCAAGCGGACCGGCTTCGACACCAGCGACCTGCCCAACAAGACCCTGCTGGCGGCTCAGCAGGGCAACTCCCCGGACGTCCTCATCGTCGACAACCCGGTGGTCTCCACCCTGGCCGAGGCGGGCGTGCTCACCACGACCGACGACAACAAGCTCGACACCTCGGCGGTGGACCCCAACCTGCTCGCGGCCGGCCAGTCCGGCGGCAAGACCTACGGCACCCCGATCGGCGCCAACACCCTCGCCCTCTACTACAACAAGGAGGTACTGAAGGAGGCCGGCGTCGACATCGCCTCGGTCAAGGACTGGACGTCGCTGACGGCGGCGCTGGCGAAGGTCGAGAAGGCCGGCAAGAAGGGGATCACCTTCTCGGCGATCGGCACGGAGGAGGGCAGCTTCCAGTTCCTGCCCTGGTTCTGGGGCGCGGGCGCCCAGCTCACCGCACTCGACTCCGCCGAGGCCGTCTCCGCGCTGTCCCTGTGGAAGGGCTGGCTAGACAAGGGCTACGCCCCCAACTCGGTCATCAACAACACCCAGACCACCAGCTGGCAGGAGTTCGCCACCGGCGACTACGCGTTCAGCGAGAACGGCACCTGGCAGCTCGCGGGCGCCGAGAAGGCCGGCTTCGACTACGGCGTGATACCCGTCCCGGCCGCCGAGGGCGGCAACGCGGCGGCCCCAACCGGTGGCGAGTTCGTGACCGTCCCGGTCCAGAAGGACGCCGCCCGCTACGCCACCTCGCAGAAGCTCGTCACCTGCCTCACCAGCACCGACAACCTCAACGACACCGACACCACCCTGTCCTACGTCGCTCCCACCGGCGAGGTCCAGGACAAGCAGGTCGCGGCGAACGCCGAGCTGAAGCCGTGGGTCGAGGCGGTCAAGGCGGCCAAGGGCCGGACCAGCGACGACCTGGGCACCAAGTACCCCAAGATCTCCGAGCAGTTGTGGAAGGCCGTCCAGTCCGCGCTCAGCGGCGCCGAGTCGCCGAAGGACGCGCTGGTCAAGGCCCAGTCGGCCGTCAAGTAG